Proteins encoded in a region of the Ziziphus jujuba cultivar Dongzao chromosome 3, ASM3175591v1 genome:
- the LOC112489710 gene encoding 23 kDa jasmonate-induced protein-like, translating into MAVSVFGNPITNSTLERTPEFAGNKNIQKIDRARAALSIINSDGKHGSSLQHVENLKETLGTIAGVNVVTIGSVSNATGDTVNFVTHHNWVGENALPPYPAVIENGQSGGFLHVTKSNVIIPPGKVRGSAGAVVYRGQNVFGVDCDVLLAWNNPSDSSLKKTAYTTVQERGYFGKVDWEKIYKKLIESGNKSESQWNGFVSNVKIRKIGEFTVFEAVLKLKE; encoded by the exons ATGGCTGTGTCTGTGTTTGGCAACCCCATTACCAACTCTACTTTAGAGCGCACGCCTGAGTTCgctggaaataaaaatatacaaaaaatagaCAGGGCTCGTGCGGCTCTTAGCATCATAAACTCGGATGGTAAGCATGGAAGCAGTCTTCAGCACGTGGAGAACCTGAAGGAGACATTGGGTACTATCGCAGGTGTTAACGTTGTAACAATTGGAAGTGTGTCCAATGCCACTGGAGACACTGTCAATTTTGTAACCCACCATAATTGGGTTGGGGAAAATGCACTTCCTCCATACCCGGCGGTGATTGAAAATGGCCAATCGGGTGGGTTTTTGCACGTTACAAAGAGTAATGTAATTATTCCCCCTGGCAAAGTTCGGGGCTCAGCTGGGGCTGTTGTGTATCGTGGTCAAAATGTCTTTGGAGTAGACTGTGATGTTTTGTTGGCATGGAACAACCCTTCTGATTCTTCCCTGAAAAAGACG GCATATACTACGGTTCAAGAACGTGGTTACTTTGGAAAGGTCGActgggaaaaaatatataagaaactGATAGAGTCTGGCAATAAAAGTGAAAGTCAATGGAATGGGTTCGTGTCAAATGTCAAGATTCGTAAAATTGGCGAATTCACCGTATTTGAGGCGGTGCTCAAGCTGAAAGAGTAA